A portion of the Nomia melanderi isolate GNS246 chromosome 2, iyNomMela1, whole genome shotgun sequence genome contains these proteins:
- the Oct-TyrR gene encoding octopamine-Tyramine receptor, whose translation MNSSGESGGTMTEDYEVSGCGPPEEETGSNLPVWEAAAASLTLGFLVLATVLGNALVILSVFTYRPLRIVQNFFIVSLAVADLAVAILVMPFNVAYLLLGKWIFGIHLCKLWLTCDVLCCTASILNLCAIALDRYWAITDPINYAQKRTLKRVLATIAGVWILSGAISSPPLAGWNDWPEELEPGTPCQLTRRQGYVIYSSLGSFFIPLLLMSLVYLEIFLATRRRLRERARQSRLGAVQSTRHREADDNEESVSSETNHNEKSTPRAHAKPSLIDDEPTEVTIGGGHATTSSSRRLASGSRPAATTTTVYQFIEERQRISLSKERRAARTLGVIMGVFVVCWLPFFLMYVIVPFCPACCPSDRIVYFITWLGYVNSALNPLIYTIFNLDYRRAFRRLLRIR comes from the coding sequence ATGAACTCTAGCGGCGAGTCAGGCGGCACGATGACCGAGGACTACGAGGTGTCCGGCTGCGGTCCGCCGGAGGAGGAGACGGGTTCGAACTTGCCGGTGTGGGAGGCAGCCGCAGCCTCGCTGACGCTGGGCTTCCTGGTGCTAGCCACAGTGCTGGGCAACGCTCTGGTGATCCTGAGCGTGTTCACCTACAGGCCCCTCAGGATCGTGCAGAACTTCTTCATCGTCTCCCTAGCGGTGGCGGACCTGGCGGTGGCCATCCTGGTGATGCCTTTCAACGTCGCCTACCTGCTGCTGGGCAAGTGGATCTTCGGCATCCACCTGTGCAAGCTGTGGCTGACCTGCGACGTGCTCTGCTGCACCGCCAGCATCCTGAACCTCTGCGCGATCGCGCTGGACCGGTACTGGGCGATCACGGACCCGATCAACTACGCGCAGAAGCGCACCCTGAAAAGAGTCCTAGCGACGATAGCCGGCGTGTGGATCCTGTCCGGCGCGATCAGCTCGCCGCCATTGGCGGGCTGGAACGACTGGCCGGAGGAACTGGAGCCCGGCACGCCCTGCCAGCTGACCAGAAGACAGGGTTACGTGATATACTCGTCCCTGGGCTCTTTCTTCATCCCGCTGCTGCTGATGAGCCTGGTCTACCTGGAGATCTTCCTAGCCACCAGGAGGAGGCTCCGCGAGAGGGCCAGGCAGAGCAGACTCGGCGCCGTGCAGTCCACCAGGCATCGAGAGGCGGACGACAACGAGGAGTCGGTGAGCTCCGAGACCAACCATAACGAGAAGTCGACGCCCAGGGCGCACGCGAAGCCTTCGTTGATCGACGACGAGCCCACGGAGGTGACGATAGGCGGCGGCCACGCGACCACCTCGTCCTCCAGGAGGTTAGCCAGCGGCAGTCGACCGGCGGCCACCACAACCACGGTCTACCAGTTCATCGAGGAGCGCCAGAGGATCTCGCTGTCCAAGGAGAGACGAGCCGCCAGGACGCTGGGCGTGATCATGGGCGTGTTCGTCGTCTGCTGGCTGCCGTTCTTCCTGATGTACGTGATCGTGCCGTTCTGCCCGGCCTGCTGCCCCTCGGACCGCATCGTCTACTTCATCACGTGGCTCGGATACGTGAACAGCGCCCTGAACCCGCTCATCTACACGATCTTCAACCTCGACTACAGGAGAGCCTTCAGGCGGCTGCTGCGGATCCGCTGA